Proteins from one Thermococcus sp. M36 genomic window:
- a CDS encoding HIT family protein, protein MECPFCRLKKEVVLYEDGLIRILLDSYPANRGHLLVVPRRHVESWWELREEEKVALMKGMELAMEKLRETLKPDGFNVGMNLGRAAGQTVPHLHVHVIPRWEGDCAHPRGGVRKAVLDLEDENLNLRERWEKNRLSAEEIERLRKAFN, encoded by the coding sequence AGGACGGGCTGATCAGAATCCTCCTCGACTCCTACCCGGCGAACAGGGGGCATCTGCTCGTTGTCCCGAGGAGGCACGTGGAGAGCTGGTGGGAGCTAAGGGAAGAGGAGAAAGTTGCCCTGATGAAGGGCATGGAGCTGGCGATGGAGAAGCTGAGGGAGACCCTGAAGCCGGACGGGTTCAACGTTGGAATGAACCTGGGCAGGGCCGCTGGCCAGACTGTCCCGCACCTGCACGTCCATGTGATTCCGCGCTGGGAAGGGGACTGCGCTCACCCGCGCGGCGGCGTCAGAAAGGCGGTCCTCGATCTGGAAGACGAGAACTTGAACTTGAGAGAGCGGTGGGAGAAGAACAGGCTTAGCGCGGAAGAAATCGAAAGGCTCAGGAAAGCGTTTAACTGA